One genomic window of Leptospira harrisiae includes the following:
- a CDS encoding sulfite exporter TauE/SafE family protein, whose translation MDQLANLSFFGSIFVYGFVSSFHCLVMCGPFVSLLQTEKGKQIPIYLYHFGRVVSYSFLGMVLGFLGKGANALGELSAVQGVAGVLTFLFLVVFAIRAYSTKSTSSFGSLPKGIRKFLETIRSRFSKNGLGFGIGIVSALLPCGVLYPAYAASFATGTLLNGGFVMFFFYLGTLPALTGLGWIVSKWRHKIPTKWIPAFGTIVILTSLSFLLYRLFFHTHGESCDHLL comes from the coding sequence ATGGACCAACTAGCAAATCTTAGTTTTTTTGGCTCCATCTTTGTGTATGGATTTGTCAGTAGCTTCCATTGTTTGGTAATGTGTGGTCCATTTGTTTCTCTATTACAAACAGAGAAAGGAAAACAAATTCCTATCTATCTCTATCATTTCGGAAGAGTGGTTTCCTATTCTTTCCTTGGTATGGTTCTAGGATTTCTGGGAAAAGGTGCCAATGCATTAGGAGAATTAAGTGCCGTCCAAGGTGTGGCGGGTGTTCTTACGTTTTTATTTTTAGTTGTCTTTGCCATCCGCGCTTATTCTACAAAATCAACTTCTTCCTTTGGCTCTTTACCAAAAGGCATTCGTAAATTTTTAGAAACCATTCGGTCCCGATTTAGTAAAAATGGTCTTGGTTTTGGTATTGGAATAGTGAGCGCCCTACTCCCTTGTGGGGTTTTATATCCAGCTTATGCTGCTTCTTTTGCCACAGGTACGTTGTTAAACGGTGGATTTGTTATGTTTTTCTTTTATTTAGGAACTTTACCCGCATTAACCGGCCTTGGGTGGATTGTTAGCAAATGGAGGCACAAAATCCCTACAAAATGGATTCCTGCCTTTGGAACCATTGTAATATTAACATCTCTAAGTTTTTTGCTCTACCGCCTTTTTTTCCACACCCATGGAGAATCTTGCGATCATCTACTTTAG
- a CDS encoding heavy metal translocating P-type ATPase, with protein MNETVSDLTKTECDHCGNPIRLVRIEAKVGKDTKVFCCEGCETVYSIINSLGGSYYYNLKGNTKLDPVRIEDSDADVENELVYEKFVRKSGEFSEVSIQITNIHCSACVWINEKVLNEEEGIISAQINFASGRARVRFDRSKIKISKILSLIRAIGYKPVLFSPTEGTLEKTKQLKTLLLRIGVAGFCFGNIMILSVALYSGYFTGIDLDIKRLFHYASWVFATPAYLYSGYPFMSGFLTSIRRRTLSMDFLLFLGISMAYFYSVYVTLTDVGEVYFDSVAMIYFFILIGKYFEEKARVFASDKLESILCKLPETSVRVTESGEETIPSSEIKIGDTIRVAPGKRIPVDAILVSEQTYVDESFLTGESLPIRKKKGDMILAGSLAMDNPALIVAGSDYHASTLSSLKLRLEEALHLKPKLQILTERIASYFISVVFGLAFLSFFVWYYVSGGNLEQSLVTTISVLIVACPCALGISVPTALVTNHILNADKGVLLKNPSVVEALAKANTIFLDKTGTLTEGKFLVRQVSVKDDHLPLVYRIEKEVNHPLAKSLVKYLHPFSSVTKRAESIHLLNLENIPGRGVKANLEWDSKKFSVLIGNKNLLESENISMENLPEGEGSLILFAVNGTYLGSFLLADEIRPGARSFVSLLKHFVPNISILSGDRFAAVKFIADSLGIEKYISDLSPEDKRNIITSAQTKGNVVIMVGDGINDSLSLAQANVSISHTEAEDLSLEKSDVVLTSGNLNGLVHSLLSAKKTREVIIQNIIISFCYNSIMLPLAMFGLMLPVICAVFMACSSLTVLLNSLSIRFRIPQWKPST; from the coding sequence ATGAACGAAACTGTTTCTGATCTAACAAAGACAGAATGTGACCACTGCGGAAATCCAATCCGATTGGTGAGGATTGAAGCAAAGGTCGGAAAGGATACAAAAGTTTTTTGTTGTGAAGGATGCGAAACTGTATACTCCATCATTAACTCACTCGGTGGAAGTTATTACTACAATTTAAAGGGAAATACAAAACTTGATCCAGTCCGGATCGAAGATTCTGATGCAGATGTCGAAAACGAACTTGTTTATGAAAAGTTTGTTCGCAAGTCAGGGGAATTTTCTGAAGTTTCGATCCAAATCACAAATATCCATTGTTCCGCTTGTGTTTGGATCAATGAAAAAGTTTTAAACGAAGAAGAAGGAATCATCTCCGCTCAAATTAATTTTGCATCCGGGAGAGCTCGGGTCCGGTTTGATCGTTCCAAAATCAAAATCTCAAAAATTTTATCTCTGATTCGTGCCATCGGCTATAAACCTGTACTATTTTCTCCGACAGAAGGCACGTTAGAAAAAACAAAACAATTAAAGACACTACTCCTACGCATTGGTGTGGCTGGGTTTTGTTTTGGGAACATCATGATCCTAAGTGTGGCATTATATTCCGGTTATTTCACTGGGATCGATTTGGACATCAAACGTCTCTTCCATTATGCTTCTTGGGTATTTGCCACTCCCGCTTATCTCTATTCGGGATATCCTTTTATGTCAGGGTTCCTAACAAGCATCAGGCGAAGAACCTTATCGATGGACTTCCTATTATTTTTAGGAATCTCAATGGCATACTTCTATTCAGTTTATGTAACACTGACTGATGTAGGTGAAGTATATTTTGATTCTGTCGCAATGATTTACTTCTTTATTTTAATTGGGAAGTACTTCGAAGAAAAAGCAAGAGTGTTTGCTTCCGACAAATTGGAGTCCATTCTTTGTAAACTTCCCGAAACATCGGTGAGAGTTACAGAGTCAGGAGAAGAAACCATCCCGAGTTCGGAAATTAAAATTGGCGATACGATTCGAGTGGCTCCAGGAAAACGAATCCCGGTGGATGCCATCCTTGTATCGGAACAGACTTATGTGGATGAATCTTTTTTAACAGGTGAGTCATTGCCCATTCGAAAAAAGAAAGGGGATATGATTCTTGCAGGTTCCCTTGCAATGGACAATCCAGCTTTGATTGTGGCTGGTTCCGACTACCATGCATCAACTCTTTCTTCCCTCAAACTCAGATTAGAGGAAGCTCTACATCTCAAACCAAAATTACAAATCCTAACGGAAAGAATCGCCTCGTATTTTATTTCTGTTGTATTTGGACTGGCCTTTCTTAGTTTTTTTGTTTGGTATTATGTTTCAGGTGGAAATTTGGAACAAAGCCTTGTCACTACCATTTCGGTTCTCATTGTTGCTTGCCCTTGTGCCCTTGGAATTTCTGTTCCAACAGCACTAGTCACAAATCATATCCTTAATGCGGATAAAGGTGTACTTTTAAAGAATCCATCCGTTGTGGAAGCACTTGCAAAAGCCAATACCATCTTCTTAGATAAAACAGGGACACTCACAGAAGGTAAGTTTTTAGTGAGACAAGTGTCTGTCAAAGATGACCACCTACCACTTGTTTATCGAATTGAGAAAGAAGTGAATCATCCTCTCGCAAAATCTCTTGTGAAGTATTTGCATCCATTTAGTTCTGTTACCAAACGAGCCGAATCCATCCATTTACTCAATTTAGAAAACATTCCAGGAAGAGGAGTGAAAGCAAACTTAGAATGGGATTCGAAAAAATTTTCGGTTCTCATAGGAAATAAAAACTTACTCGAAAGCGAAAATATCTCTATGGAAAATTTACCAGAAGGAGAGGGATCTTTAATATTATTTGCTGTGAATGGAACTTATTTAGGGAGTTTTTTACTCGCCGATGAAATCCGTCCCGGAGCTCGTTCCTTTGTTTCCTTACTCAAACATTTTGTTCCGAATATTTCTATCCTCTCAGGGGATCGTTTTGCGGCTGTAAAGTTTATCGCTGACTCCCTTGGCATTGAAAAATATATTTCTGATCTTTCTCCTGAAGACAAAAGAAATATTATAACAAGTGCGCAAACCAAAGGAAATGTAGTCATCATGGTGGGAGACGGGATCAATGATAGTTTGTCTTTGGCACAGGCCAATGTATCCATCTCTCACACAGAAGCAGAAGATCTTTCTTTAGAAAAGTCAGATGTAGTTTTGACTTCTGGAAATTTAAATGGTCTCGTTCATTCCTTACTATCCGCCAAAAAAACAAGAGAGGTGATTATACAAAATATCATCATTTCCTTTTGTTATAATTCGATTATGTTGCCACTAGCCATGTTCGGACTAATGTTGCCAGTGATCTGTGCTGTGTTTATGGCATGTTCTAGCTTGACAGTGCTTCTCAATTCTCTTTCTATTAGATTTAGGATCCCCCAATGGAAGCCCTCTACTTAA
- a CDS encoding cbb3-type cytochrome oxidase assembly protein has translation MEALYLTIPMAMCIAAFFLYVFITAFRKGQFEDIESPKYRMFFEEEYPQENQSKSNSTDGPTSKS, from the coding sequence ATGGAAGCCCTCTACTTAACCATCCCCATGGCAATGTGTATTGCCGCCTTCTTTCTTTATGTCTTTATTACCGCCTTCCGCAAAGGTCAATTTGAAGACATTGAATCTCCAAAATATAGAATGTTTTTCGAGGAAGAATACCCTCAGGAGAACCAATCTAAATCAAATTCAACTGATGGACCAACTAGCAAATCTTAG
- a CDS encoding FixH family protein, producing MMFKELHPSLRNAMYVVLFSFTALVAATFYTIRLTYKNFEPVMDKNYYEIGLNYEKAIENQKELLKQGYLIKTNWDSQTLLPTGESEISVQLEKDGAVTNVSAKSMTVYLERNATTKNTAQYNLKPTNNGFVGKIPLLEKGTWNLRLVADIGGKAFEREGKISVK from the coding sequence ATGATGTTTAAAGAATTACACCCCAGTTTACGAAATGCCATGTATGTGGTCCTGTTTAGTTTTACGGCACTTGTAGCGGCTACTTTCTATACCATTCGTTTGACTTATAAAAACTTCGAACCTGTGATGGACAAAAACTATTACGAAATTGGTTTGAACTATGAAAAAGCCATTGAAAACCAAAAAGAACTTTTAAAACAAGGGTATCTGATCAAAACAAATTGGGACTCCCAAACCCTCCTCCCAACAGGTGAATCAGAAATTTCAGTCCAACTAGAAAAAGATGGCGCAGTAACCAACGTTAGCGCAAAATCGATGACGGTTTATTTGGAAAGAAATGCCACCACTAAAAATACAGCACAATATAATCTAAAGCCAACTAACAATGGATTTGTTGGGAAAATCCCACTTTTAGAAAAGGGAACTTGGAATTTAAGGCTTGTTGCTGATATAGGCGGTAAGGCTTTCGAACGAGAAGGAAAAATATCTGTTAAATGA
- a CDS encoding RNA polymerase sigma factor — translation MPEFDFESVVKETKYLVLKTVGDTLIDRFDDATEDVVQEVYFRVFKSLEKGGFDGRSKISTWIYTIARNEALRMNEKRLREEEKAKRYLVKNKVQLSGVREESSFEKEEWIESMLGQIPEVYRQTLRLYLAGNTMEEIAKELAVRQGTVKSRLFRTKEWIRNHIPGGKNEFQES, via the coding sequence ATGCCTGAGTTTGACTTCGAATCAGTAGTCAAAGAAACCAAATATTTGGTTTTGAAAACGGTCGGTGATACCCTCATCGACCGTTTTGATGATGCAACAGAAGATGTAGTACAAGAAGTGTACTTTCGCGTTTTTAAGTCTTTAGAGAAGGGTGGGTTTGATGGAAGATCCAAAATCTCTACATGGATATACACCATCGCACGAAATGAAGCCCTTCGTATGAATGAAAAACGATTACGCGAAGAAGAAAAGGCAAAAAGGTATTTAGTTAAAAACAAAGTCCAATTGTCTGGGGTGAGAGAAGAGTCCTCTTTTGAAAAAGAAGAATGGATTGAATCCATGTTAGGCCAGATCCCAGAAGTCTATCGACAGACCTTACGTCTCTATTTGGCTGGCAATACCATGGAAGAGATTGCAAAAGAATTAGCAGTAAGACAAGGTACAGTCAAATCACGATTGTTTCGAACAAAGGAATGGATCCGCAATCATATACCAGGAGGAAAAAATGAATTCCAAGAATCCTAA